The following are encoded in a window of Rhizobium sp. 11515TR genomic DNA:
- a CDS encoding efflux transporter outer membrane subunit: MVSIRTAAPALLLVLAGCVSGPDHKPPEMPLPAKFSEGGTKANGDIAGSQWWTAFGDPKLNAFAAQGLAQNLTIQQALERINQAEAAVVTAGAGGLPSLTVSGDNTTSGQKGGSTVSSSTGRRNTTTGTASASWLLDLWGQYRRATESANASLDAAYSTVDVQRLTYLQDLANSYVNARYYQALISIAQENLKSRRDTLSLTKFQLEAGAASRLDVVQAEGLVNQTLALVPGYEISYRQQVHHIATLLNVPSSTIIAQMQGGGRQPIFRGSVRTGVPADLIRNRPDVRVAERTLAASTAQIGVAEAKLFPSITLSGSISPTYIHTSSASGGLTTWSFGPSLNLPIFDGGALRAGVKSAESTSRENYLAWQSTVRSAIEDVENALSAVSRDAQTVAALQAQVKSYQEALQLSTASYKDGASSLLDVLDAQRNVTAAQQSLAQAVQQSALDYISLNVNIGAGYVPAGKATVAQAPAKAKVVKVSAKKAS, translated from the coding sequence ATGGTTTCCATTCGTACTGCCGCCCCCGCCCTGCTGCTTGTTTTGGCAGGCTGCGTCAGCGGCCCAGACCATAAGCCACCGGAAATGCCTCTCCCGGCCAAATTCTCGGAGGGCGGTACGAAGGCGAACGGCGATATCGCCGGCTCGCAATGGTGGACCGCTTTCGGCGATCCCAAGCTGAATGCCTTCGCCGCACAAGGACTTGCCCAAAATCTTACCATCCAGCAGGCACTGGAACGCATCAACCAGGCTGAAGCTGCCGTCGTCACTGCAGGTGCAGGCGGCCTCCCAAGCCTCACCGTCAGCGGCGACAACACGACCAGCGGCCAGAAGGGTGGATCCACGGTTTCTTCGTCGACTGGACGGCGCAACACCACGACGGGCACTGCTTCGGCTTCCTGGCTGCTCGACCTCTGGGGTCAGTATCGCCGCGCAACGGAAAGTGCAAACGCCTCGCTCGACGCCGCCTACTCGACCGTCGACGTCCAGCGTCTGACCTATCTGCAGGATCTCGCCAACAGCTACGTCAATGCCCGCTATTATCAGGCCCTGATCTCGATCGCTCAGGAAAACCTGAAGTCGCGGCGCGACACGCTCTCGCTGACCAAGTTCCAGCTCGAAGCCGGTGCGGCATCCCGCCTCGACGTGGTTCAGGCGGAAGGCCTCGTCAACCAGACGCTGGCACTGGTGCCTGGTTATGAAATCAGCTACCGCCAGCAGGTGCATCATATTGCAACGCTGCTCAACGTTCCCTCATCGACGATCATCGCGCAGATGCAGGGCGGCGGCAGACAGCCGATCTTCCGCGGCAGCGTCCGCACCGGTGTTCCGGCCGACCTGATCCGCAACCGTCCGGACGTTCGCGTTGCAGAACGCACCCTCGCAGCCTCGACGGCCCAGATCGGCGTGGCCGAAGCCAAGCTCTTCCCGTCGATCACGCTCAGCGGCTCGATTTCGCCGACCTACATCCATACTTCGTCGGCGAGTGGCGGTCTGACCACCTGGTCGTTCGGCCCGTCGCTGAACCTGCCGATCTTCGATGGCGGCGCCCTGCGCGCTGGCGTCAAGAGCGCTGAATCGACAAGCCGTGAGAACTATCTCGCCTGGCAGTCGACGGTACGCTCGGCGATCGAAGACGTTGAAAACGCGCTCTCGGCCGTCAGCCGCGACGCACAGACGGTCGCTGCGCTGCAGGCTCAGGTCAAGTCCTACCAGGAAGCTCTGCAGCTCTCGACGGCAAGCTACAAGGACGGTGCATCCTCGCTGCTCGACGTTCTCGATGCCCAGCGCAACGTGACCGCAGCCCAGCAGAGCCTGGCGCAGGCCGTCCAGCAGAGCGCCCTCGACTACATCTCGCTGAACGTCAACATCGGCGCGGGCTATGTCCCGGCCGGAAAGGCGACTGTTGCCCAGGCTCCGGCCAAGGCCAAGGTCGTCAAGGTTTCGGCCAAGAAAGCGAGCTAA
- a CDS encoding phosphoribosylaminoimidazolesuccinocarboxamide synthase yields the protein MRILSEAHFPELPNYYRGKVRENYDLPDGSRIIISTDRLSAFDRILTCIPYKGQVLTQTARYWFEQTRDICPNHVIDYPDPNVVVGKRLNILPVEVVVRGYLAGTTGTSILTLYKKGQREMYGITLPDGMRDNQILPEPIITPTSKEFDGGHDEPLTPTQIVEHGLLTKEQWQTLTNYAFALFVRGQDIARKRGLILVDTKYEFGTDENGTIILADEIHTPDSSRYWLADSYQDRFEKGARPESFDKDFVRAWVTERCDPYKDEIPEIPSDLVEQTSKVYIRAYEAITGMSFAPDDRGATPLDRVRASLARYFT from the coding sequence TTGCGAATTCTCTCCGAAGCCCATTTCCCAGAATTGCCCAACTACTATCGCGGCAAGGTGCGCGAGAATTACGATCTGCCCGATGGCAGCCGCATCATCATCAGCACCGACCGGTTGAGCGCCTTCGACCGCATCCTTACCTGCATCCCCTACAAGGGCCAGGTGCTGACGCAGACGGCCCGCTACTGGTTCGAACAGACACGCGATATCTGCCCGAACCACGTCATCGACTATCCGGACCCCAACGTCGTCGTCGGAAAGCGACTGAATATCCTCCCCGTCGAGGTCGTCGTTCGCGGCTATCTCGCCGGCACCACGGGCACCTCGATCCTGACACTTTACAAGAAGGGTCAGCGCGAGATGTATGGCATCACGCTCCCTGACGGCATGCGCGACAACCAGATCCTGCCCGAGCCGATCATCACGCCGACGAGCAAGGAATTCGACGGCGGCCATGATGAGCCGCTGACGCCGACCCAGATTGTCGAGCACGGGCTTCTGACAAAAGAGCAGTGGCAGACGCTGACAAATTACGCTTTTGCCCTGTTCGTGCGCGGGCAGGACATCGCCCGCAAACGTGGGCTGATCCTCGTCGATACCAAGTATGAGTTCGGGACTGATGAAAACGGCACCATCATCCTTGCCGACGAAATCCATACGCCTGACAGCAGCCGCTACTGGCTGGCCGACAGCTATCAGGACAGATTCGAAAAGGGCGCGCGCCCGGAAAGCTTCGACAAGGATTTCGTCCGCGCCTGGGTCACGGAGCGCTGCGATCCTTACAAGGACGAGATTCCGGAGATTCCGAGCGACCTCGTCGAACAGACGTCCAAAGTCTATATTCGTGCCTATGAAGCAATAACGGGCATGTCTTTCGCGCCTGATGATCGCGGCGCGACACCGCTTGACCGGGTTCGCGCAAGCCTCGCCCGCTACTTCACATAA
- a CDS encoding phosphoribosyltransferase produces the protein MQPHDFWQELHAPDTFDPKEEHADFHVAELPDGRQLRLPIRVLADGEHALASLIVNQASFTVLEALAEALAERIVAYDVDVVAGLPTLGLTLAAATARALGHARYVPLGTSRKFWYRDELSVALSSITTPNQEKRLYIDPRMLPLLQGKRVALIDDVISSGASIVSGLALLASCDIEPAVIGAAMLQSDRWRDRVDLSGKRWSERIVGVFSTPILEQGENGCWRRPG, from the coding sequence ATGCAACCCCATGACTTCTGGCAGGAGCTGCATGCGCCTGACACGTTCGACCCCAAGGAGGAGCACGCGGATTTTCATGTCGCCGAATTGCCGGACGGGCGTCAGCTGCGTCTGCCGATCCGGGTGCTTGCCGATGGCGAACATGCGCTGGCGTCACTGATCGTCAATCAGGCAAGCTTCACCGTGCTGGAAGCTCTGGCGGAGGCGCTTGCGGAGCGGATCGTAGCTTATGATGTCGATGTCGTCGCCGGTTTGCCGACCCTCGGCCTGACACTGGCAGCAGCAACGGCCCGCGCACTCGGCCATGCGCGCTACGTGCCGCTCGGGACATCGCGCAAGTTCTGGTATCGCGACGAGCTATCGGTCGCGCTTTCCTCCATCACCACGCCGAACCAGGAAAAGCGTCTTTATATAGATCCGCGCATGTTGCCATTGCTGCAAGGCAAGCGCGTAGCGCTCATTGACGACGTCATCTCCAGCGGCGCGTCGATCGTTTCCGGGCTTGCCCTCCTGGCATCCTGCGATATCGAGCCTGCCGTGATCGGCGCGGCCATGCTGCAATCCGATCGCTGGCGGGATCGCGTCGACCTGAGCGGCAAGCGATGGAGCGAGAGGATCGTCGGCGTGTTTTCGACACCGATCCTCGAGCAGGGTGAAAACGGTTGCTGGCGCCGGCCGGGCTGA
- a CDS encoding pseudouridine synthase, giving the protein MSQRQSPQRAGRAAKGRPEPEGKRVTLPRALSKLGYCSRTQAEALIAAGRVSVDGRKVSDPTTWVDLEHSKFAVDGTEIAAEKKLYFMLNKPRGLVTTRDDPEGRPTVYDCLKEIDARHLAPVGRLDKASEGLLLFTNDTVLAQALLDPVSHVGKTYHVQVDRIMDHEQLSRMERGIIDDGELLTASSARLLRSGDRNGWIEIELKEGRNRQIRRMLEALGIECLRLVRVAFGDIALGDLPKGAVRALTEAEILGLHRRAGMKINR; this is encoded by the coding sequence GTGAGCCAACGGCAATCACCGCAAAGAGCCGGCAGGGCGGCGAAAGGCAGGCCGGAGCCAGAGGGCAAGCGCGTGACCTTGCCGCGGGCGCTTTCCAAGCTCGGCTATTGCTCCCGCACCCAGGCAGAGGCACTGATCGCGGCCGGCCGCGTGAGCGTGGATGGGCGCAAAGTGTCGGATCCAACCACCTGGGTTGATCTGGAGCATTCGAAATTCGCGGTCGACGGCACGGAGATCGCTGCGGAGAAAAAGCTCTATTTCATGCTGAACAAGCCGCGCGGGCTGGTGACGACGCGCGACGATCCCGAAGGAAGGCCGACGGTCTATGATTGCCTGAAGGAGATCGATGCCCGCCACCTCGCTCCCGTCGGGCGACTGGACAAGGCGAGCGAGGGGTTGCTGCTCTTTACCAATGATACGGTGCTGGCGCAGGCCCTGCTCGATCCGGTCAGCCATGTCGGCAAGACCTATCATGTGCAGGTCGACCGGATCATGGATCACGAGCAGCTTTCGCGCATGGAGCGCGGCATCATCGACGATGGCGAACTGCTGACCGCCAGTTCCGCCCGCCTCCTGCGCAGCGGCGATCGCAATGGCTGGATCGAGATAGAACTCAAGGAAGGCCGCAACCGTCAGATACGGCGCATGCTCGAGGCGCTCGGCATCGAATGCCTGCGGCTGGTGCGGGTCGCGTTCGGCGATATCGCGCTCGGCGATCTGCCGAAGGGAGCCGTGCGAGCCCTGACCGAAGCCGAAATCCTCGGGTTGCACCGGCGGGCAGGAATGAAGATCAACAGATAG
- a CDS encoding response regulator yields MVSASLLLVEDDREIRALLEEFLSREGFSVQAADSAAAMDRLLSKGFPDLIILDLMLPGEDGLSACRRIRARSKVPILMLTAKTEDIDRILGLEMGADDYLGKPFNPRELLARIRAILRRSGPERPEDISRPSRRKSFAGLTVDLDGRVIEMDGERVVHLTTAEFDLLVCFLERPRRVLSREQLLDWTRGRGADPFDRTIDVTVSRLRTKLGHCLPDGAHIITTVRNAGYLLTMDVKDV; encoded by the coding sequence ATGGTTTCCGCATCGCTGCTTCTGGTCGAGGACGACCGCGAGATTAGGGCGCTCCTGGAGGAGTTCCTGAGCCGTGAGGGTTTCTCCGTGCAGGCAGCCGACAGCGCCGCTGCCATGGATCGCCTTTTGTCCAAGGGCTTTCCTGATCTGATCATTCTCGATCTGATGCTGCCAGGCGAAGACGGCCTGTCGGCATGCCGCCGAATCCGCGCCCGCAGCAAGGTGCCGATCCTCATGCTGACGGCGAAAACGGAAGATATAGACCGCATCCTCGGCCTCGAAATGGGGGCTGACGATTATCTCGGCAAGCCTTTCAATCCGCGCGAGCTCCTGGCGCGCATCCGCGCCATCCTTCGCCGTTCAGGCCCGGAACGGCCGGAAGATATCAGCCGTCCGTCGAGGAGAAAGAGCTTTGCCGGGTTGACGGTCGATCTTGATGGCCGGGTGATCGAGATGGACGGCGAGCGGGTCGTGCATCTGACGACGGCCGAATTCGATCTGCTCGTCTGCTTCCTCGAAAGGCCGCGCCGTGTGCTGTCGCGTGAGCAATTGCTCGACTGGACGCGCGGCCGCGGCGCCGATCCTTTCGATCGCACCATCGATGTCACGGTCTCCCGCCTGCGCACCAAGCTCGGCCATTGCCTGCCCGATGGCGCCCATATCATCACCACCGTGCGCAACGCAGGCTATCTCCTTACAATGGACGTGAAAGATGTCTGA